TAAAGAATTAGTAAACCTGTATGCAAAATATAATAGTTTGAAGTACATTTATGATTTTTTCTgttagataaataaaagatttttacTTACTTTTCAATATCTAATGCAAGACACTTAAATGTGTGTTCTTCAGACTTATTAATAATAGATTTGGATTTATGTATGAAAATACTTAATATTTgtctgtataatattaataataaaggtATCTTATCGCTAAttagatttgttctcattttgaGCAGTACATTGCACAATGCTAATGAATCACTAAAAATTAGTATTGTATTTGCTTGCAATGATTTTAAACTAACAATTATACTCATATCAATAATATAACCAGGAAGATACAAATGTTTAGCAGCAAGAATATTGTGTATTAGTTTCAACAAAGTTGGCCAAAATTTTTCTAGTATATTTACAGTTTGCATTGTTTGAATTAAGTTATTGATAGCTATTAAGCGTAGCTTACTGCGATCATTGGACATATCTGTTTTTAATATAGCATtccatataatacaaatattttttagattattttcttgtttacCTAAAAGTGTTTTAACCTGTAACAAACTAAAgtagtaaatattttgttgatgacaaaattatgctatataatatgtataaaattattaaacatacCAACTGATCGTGTAATTCTTTGGTAAATTCAGAAAATTCATTCAGTTCACTTGATGCTAATAATGGTGAAAGTACATCTATACatggatatttaaataatgcaTACCAAATTGCTCTTATAGTTTGATTTGTAACatgaaatacttttttattatgtaaaataacaaCCATAAGTTGTAGACCATCttgtaataattcatttgtaatctcattatttttattgttctgttaagtaaatactttatttttatgtgatgtaattttattttaaatttatcacaaatatgttttgtttatatttatgtatatttatatttaccacAAATATGTCTTCAATTGTTGATTCTGTAACAtcctttaatttttcatcaatgTTTTCATCTTTAATACCAATTCTTAATAGcagatttaatattttcatgtcatatgaatttttcatttcaaaggATAGAGTCTCCATTGCAATtctgattaattttttttctgcctttctaattattattttttggtcaacatttaattttgatttaacACGTTCCATAGATTCTAATAAGAGAAACATATTTTCCTTGGAATTAGtggaacattttataaatttgtttaaatttttatatgaacAATTCTTGAGAAACAGTTCCAATGATTTTTTGAATGTTTTGTTTTGTGGCAGAAATTGTAGCAACAAAAAAGGAtctatatattgaaatatatcaatattaggCTTTTCCAAGAGATCTAAAAACAAAACAGATTTTCATACATTATTCATTTTTGATCAAATATCTTATCTGTATAATCATGAAATGTACCTGAAAACATTATATTGCATAAAAAGACTATTTCATTACTCTGATTACATTCCATTCTAACAGCAAATATGAACATAAgtgttataacttttaaattagtattcaaaaatattagtGGTAGATGaagtaatatttctaaatatactttaattttatgtaaaagtatattttgcATTTGTACCCATTTGTTTACTAGCAATTCTTCCTTTAAAGACATTAATACATCacttattttttcacattCAACAATTTCAGCTTCAAGTAGCAATTCCTAAaaggataaaaaatttttgttcaattatttaatcaattttatataatatatttgaatatcgataaaaaatgtatactcACTGCATTAAGGTATTTACTAATAGATTTTGTTATACCTTCTGCTGCTAAATATCCAATTTGTGTAAAAACACCAGTTAATATGAATATCactaatcttttattttcttttaaatcatttttatgtaatacTTTCACCCAGTCATTAAAATTATCTGCATTAGAAACCATATCTGCTAATAATAAATGTGTTAATTTTAACACTTGTTCATTACTTAAAGATGGTATTATTTCtgtatcaaattttaatattaaacccCAACAACATTCTAAACCACCTATCAAGCTCTTGAGTATCACAGGAGATTCAGTTAATGAATTTTGAGACATCTTAATTTGTTGTAAAATAAGTTTGTTctgaaattttatgtaaatataatttttatacatttctaaTGTACAAtatgatgaaaaataaacaaacaaataaatatcaatttgataaaagtaataaaagaagtaataatgaaattttgataacATACCATATTATTCTTACAATCTTCAttgccaaattttttaatttttttaatcagtTGCTGCCACTGAGTCTCAgatatcaaattttctaaaatagtaTTTGGCATATAGTATTTTAGAGCTCTTTGTGTTTCATTCCATGAGAATATTGCAGTTAATAATATTGCAACTTCTTCATCCCGATTTAAACTCAATGTTTTAACCAGTAAAAGTGATAGAATATTTCTTACATCATCAAAAGTATTTAAGAATTTTGTGTAGGAAGTAGATGTTCTACTATATTCAAAAATGCATATACCATCTAACAGTGTAATGAGCAATTCAGCTATAGcacgtaatattaaaatattttcacctataatagaaaatatttaaaatatcatatataagaagatactaaaatacataaaaatcaatGATGGTTCCATTCTTACTAGTATTATTAGATTCCAACATTTGTAAGCAATCAGTCTTTAAATGGTATGTCAGTGTTCTTAACATAACTACACTTTGTGAATTTGTTACATTATTTACAGCTTTCATTAACTTCTCTTTGAATTCACTTGGGAAACACATATTACTTTCTGATGACATATGATGTGATGCATGAGATAAACTATCTTTTAATGCTATTAATATtgctgaaattaatttttcctctTCCCTTAAGTGTATAAAAGCATCCAAAATAGAAAtcattaaatgtttatattcCAATACTGATTTTCCTATAAACACTTTTCTTAGTATATCTTTaacttttctttcaattatgagaggattaaaataacaaaattgtattaagAGATTGTAATCTGCATTACTCATgcttctatttattaaaatatcattaattatattttgacaataatcaaataatgtgatttcatttactttattatcaaaattaaaagttGTGTCAC
The nucleotide sequence above comes from Bombus fervidus isolate BK054 chromosome 6, iyBomFerv1, whole genome shotgun sequence. Encoded proteins:
- the LOC139988438 gene encoding uncharacterized protein isoform X1, translating into MSLSVELLRRLNSDEEFLPKRLKLAENTFCAIDIPIIHKEDLILQWLCNMCPMDQEAWNSLKNCLKTEYLDIKSDVIKLLIKLFIETFQKDVKHIHEDVFECCRLLTSNNRVAQYFINNPKDLGLLTKSLLECVNSVFKHAFNIGEKSAEGIKISLINKSNGLILTAYNTVINVVENIIQIYKSAFITKDNLRIMFIHDILYPLCVIIDHDCTDNTNRLGAITHKCIQQLIFGRKHTQSGEFLKNEDITQFKNLLSILTGNAKTKDFQSNLMTFTFLFRVAVITFKSDTVTLDIILRKLVECSGTHKIEVLNTFLKCLSDTTFNFDNKVNEITLFDYCQNIINDILINRSMSNADYNLLIQFCYFNPLIIERKVKDILRKVFIGKSVLEYKHLMISILDAFIHLREEEKLISAILIALKDSLSHASHHMSSESNMCFPSEFKEKLMKAVNNVTNSQSVVMLRTLTYHLKTDCLQMLESNNTSENILILRAIAELLITLLDGICIFEYSRTSTSYTKFLNTFDDVRNILSLLLVKTLSLNRDEEVAILLTAIFSWNETQRALKYYMPNTILENLISETQWQQLIKKIKKFGNEDCKNNMNKLILQQIKMSQNSLTESPVILKSLIGGLECCWGLILKFDTEIIPSLSNEQVLKLTHLLLADMVSNADNFNDWVKVLHKNDLKENKRLVIFILTGVFTQIGYLAAEGITKSISKYLNAELLLEAEIVECEKISDVLMSLKEELLVNKWVQMQNILLHKIKVYLEILLHLPLIFLNTNLKVITLMFIFAVRMECNQSNEIVFLCNIMFSDLLEKPNIDIFQYIDPFLLLQFLPQNKTFKKSLELFLKNCSYKNLNKFIKCSTNSKENMFLLLESMERVKSKLNVDQKIIIRKAEKKLIRIAMETLSFEMKNSYDMKILNLLLRIGIKDENIDEKLKDVTESTIEDIFVNNKNNEITNELLQDGLQLMVVILHNKKVFHVTNQTIRAIWYALFKYPCIDVLSPLLASSELNEFSEFTKELHDQLVKTLLGKQENNLKNICIIWNAILKTDMSNDRSKLRLIAINNLIQTMQTVNILEKFWPTLLKLIHNILAAKHLYLPGYIIDMSIIVSLKSLQANTILIFSDSLALCNVLLKMRTNLISDKIPLLLILYRQILSIFIHKSKSIINKSEEHTFKCLALDIEKFTNSLVKLKKDMIRISPYLIADLLKLLSESSIPSFIKMSIQNCINQLLSVCDQHGLALLSRTLPVSMQEIFKTQLDTYNKFYKFIGKI
- the LOC139988438 gene encoding uncharacterized protein isoform X2; the protein is MSLSVELLRRLNSDEEFLPKRLKLAENTFCAIDIPIIHKEDLILQWLCNMCPMDQEAWNSLKNCLKTEYLDIKSDVIKLLIKLFIETFQKDVKHIHEDVFECCRLLTSNNRVAQYFINNPKDLGLLTKSLLECVNSVFKHAFNIGEKSAEGIKISLINKSNGLILTAYNTVINVVENIIQIYKSAFITKDNLRIMFIHDILYPLCVIIDHDCTDNTNRLGAITHKCIQQLIFGRKHTQSGEFLKNEDITQFKNLLSILTGNAKTKDFQSNLMTFTFLFRVAVITFKSDTVTLDIILRKLVECSGTHKIEVLNTFLKCLSDTTFNFDNKVNEITLFDYCQNIINDILINRSMSNADYNLLIQFCYFNPLIIERKVKDILRKVFIGKSVLEYKHLMISILDAFIHLREEEKLISAILIALKDSLSHASHHMSSESNMCFPSEFKEKLMKAVNNVTNSQSVVMLRTLTYHLKTDCLQMLESNNTSENILILRAIAELLITLLDGICIFEYSRTSTSYTKFLNTFDDVRNILSLLLVKTLSLNRDEEVAILLTAIFSWNETQRALKYYMPNTILENLISETQWQQLIKKIKKFGNEDCKNNMNKLILQQIKMSQNSLTESPVILKSLIGGLECCWGLILKFDTEIIPSLSNEQVLKLTHLLLADMVSNADNFNDWVKVLHKNDLKENKRLVIFILTGVFTQIGYLAAEGITKSISKYLNAELLLEAEIVECEKISDVLMSLKEELLVNKWVQMQNILLHKIKVYLEILLHLPLIFLNTNLKVITLMFIFAVRMECNQSNEIVFLCNIMFSDLLEKPNIDIFQYIDPFLLLQFLPQNKTFKKSLELFLKNCSYKNLNKFIKCSTNSKENMFLLLESMERVKSKLNVDQKIIIRKAEKKLIRIAMETLSFEMKNSYDMKILNLLLRIGIKDENIDEKLKDVTESTIEDIFVNNKNNEITNELLQDGLQLMVVILHNKKVFHVTNQTIRAIWYALFKYPCIDVLSPLLASSELNEFSEFTKELHDQLFVTG